In Ancalomicrobiaceae bacterium S20, the following proteins share a genomic window:
- a CDS encoding MotA/TolQ/ExbB proton channel family protein — MDSITLSPVGLFLQAGPVGKTVMILLLGASVWCWILIIEAVAVLARLGRTLRAGAAGGLIGEIDDAGRDAARLAIPGETVGERRHRVAEAMHRTARARLAQAEGGLPNLAVIASVAPFVGLFGTVWGIMTSFVGIAATKDTSLATVAPGIAEALAATAYGLVAAIPASIGYSRLGAGFARRAERIGHIVDARAILIAAGLAGRPDPEDRR; from the coding sequence ATGGATAGCATCACCCTGTCGCCCGTCGGTCTGTTCCTGCAGGCCGGTCCGGTCGGCAAGACCGTCATGATCCTGCTGCTCGGCGCCTCCGTCTGGTGCTGGATCCTGATCATCGAGGCCGTCGCCGTGCTGGCCCGCTTGGGCCGGACGCTCAGGGCCGGCGCGGCCGGCGGCCTGATCGGCGAGATCGACGACGCCGGCCGCGACGCGGCCCGTCTCGCCATCCCCGGCGAGACGGTCGGCGAGCGACGCCATCGGGTCGCGGAAGCGATGCACCGAACCGCGCGGGCTCGTCTCGCGCAAGCCGAGGGCGGCCTGCCGAACCTCGCCGTGATCGCCTCGGTCGCGCCCTTCGTCGGCCTGTTCGGCACGGTCTGGGGCATCATGACCAGCTTCGTCGGCATCGCCGCGACCAAGGACACGAGCCTCGCCACCGTCGCCCCCGGCATCGCCGAGGCGCTCGCGGCCACCGCCTACGGCCTCGTCGCCGCGATTCCCGCCTCGATCGGCTATTCGCGCCTCGGCGCCGGCTTCGCCCGCCGGGCCGAACGCATCGGCCACATCGTCGATGCCCGCGCGATTCTCATCGCGGCCGGCCTCGCCGGTCGCCCGGACCCGGAGGACCGTCGATGA